The Rhodobacter sp. CZR27 genome includes a window with the following:
- the hemC gene encoding hydroxymethylbilane synthase: protein MDSDNQIGMTHTMPTPAEPLKIGTRGSPLALAQAYETRSRLSAAFSLPEEAFEIVVIKTTGDKVLDRPLKEIGGKGLFTREIEEALLDGGIDIAVHSMKDMPTLQPEGLILDTYLPREDTRDAFITFAEGGLADLPQGAVVGSSSLRRRAQLLNRRPDLQIVEFRGNLQTRLKKLSDGVARGTFLAMAGLNRLKMDDVPRVAIEPEDMLSAVAQGAIGIERRIDDPRTQEMLAAIHDVPTGHRLAAERSYLLKLDGSCETPIAGLAVLEGDQVWLRGEILRPDGSESISGEIRGPIPDAAALGAELASELLGRAPKDFFSWR from the coding sequence ATGGACAGCGATAACCAAATCGGCATGACACACACCATGCCCACCCCCGCTGAACCCCTCAAGATCGGCACGCGCGGCTCGCCGCTTGCGTTGGCTCAGGCCTACGAGACCCGCAGCCGCCTGTCGGCCGCGTTCTCGCTGCCGGAAGAGGCATTCGAAATCGTGGTCATAAAAACCACCGGCGACAAGGTCTTGGACCGCCCTCTGAAGGAGATCGGCGGCAAGGGCCTGTTCACGCGCGAGATCGAGGAGGCCCTGCTGGACGGGGGAATCGACATCGCCGTGCATTCGATGAAGGACATGCCGACGCTTCAGCCCGAGGGGCTGATCCTCGACACGTACCTGCCGCGCGAGGACACGCGGGACGCCTTCATCACCTTCGCCGAAGGGGGGCTGGCTGATTTGCCGCAGGGCGCCGTGGTGGGCTCGTCGAGCCTTCGCCGCCGCGCGCAACTCCTGAACCGCCGCCCGGACCTGCAGATCGTGGAGTTCCGGGGGAACCTCCAGACCCGTCTCAAGAAGCTTTCGGACGGGGTGGCGCGGGGCACCTTCCTCGCGATGGCCGGGCTGAACCGGCTGAAGATGGATGACGTGCCGCGCGTGGCCATCGAGCCCGAGGACATGCTGTCGGCCGTGGCGCAGGGCGCCATCGGGATCGAGCGCCGGATCGACGACCCGCGCACGCAGGAGATGCTGGCCGCGATCCACGACGTCCCCACCGGCCACCGGCTTGCGGCTGAGCGCAGCTACCTGCTGAAGCTCGACGGCTCGTGCGAGACGCCGATCGCCGGCCTTGCGGTGCTGGAAGGCGATCAGGTCTGGCTGCGCGGCGAGATCCTGCGGCCCGACGGGTCAGAGTCGATCTCGGGCGAGATCCGCGGCCCGATCCCGGATGCGGCGGCGCTGGGGGCGGAACTCGCCTCGGAACTGCTGGGCCGGGCGCCGAAGGACTTCTTCAGCTGGCGCTGA
- a CDS encoding serine/threonine protein phosphatase has protein sequence MSQADAATPAADPFVEVIANALREPPVRIRPLPLPDGDQLWLKRVEDLTHRAWQRKGDMRRLLRREREGYARMAEAGLPVVAMVDGHTDWLVTRDAGANLRHLLRSSDVRSRERTAAFAAAGEALGKVHRAGFTHGRPTMRAICWDGECARFISLARYAERRRRNRHFALDVMIFIHSCLCADRSAHDVLGAALGAYLTHAPEGTWPAVHRMALLLSMVAPAATALRLARPGSRELSALPLALAYVTEHQRQP, from the coding sequence ATGTCACAGGCCGATGCAGCCACTCCCGCCGCCGATCCCTTCGTCGAGGTGATCGCCAACGCCCTCCGCGAGCCGCCGGTGCGGATCCGGCCGCTGCCGCTGCCGGACGGTGACCAACTCTGGCTGAAACGCGTCGAGGACCTCACCCACCGCGCCTGGCAGCGCAAGGGCGACATGCGCCGCCTGCTCCGGCGCGAGCGCGAGGGCTATGCCCGGATGGCCGAAGCCGGCTTGCCTGTGGTGGCGATGGTGGACGGGCACACGGACTGGCTGGTGACGCGCGACGCGGGCGCCAACCTGCGCCACCTGCTGCGCTCCTCCGATGTCCGCTCGCGCGAGCGGACGGCCGCCTTTGCCGCGGCAGGCGAGGCGCTGGGGAAGGTGCATCGGGCCGGGTTCACCCATGGCCGGCCAACGATGCGCGCGATCTGCTGGGACGGCGAGTGCGCCCGCTTCATCAGCCTTGCCCGCTATGCGGAGCGCCGCCGCCGCAACCGGCATTTCGCGCTGGACGTGATGATCTTCATCCACTCCTGCCTGTGTGCCGACCGCAGCGCGCATGACGTGTTGGGCGCGGCGCTGGGCGCCTACCTGACCCACGCCCCCGAGGGCACCTGGCCCGCCGTGCACCGCATGGCGCTGCTGCTCTCCATGGTCGCGCCCGCCGCCACCGCGCTGCGCCTCGCGCGCCCCGGCTCGCGCGAGTTGAGCGCCCTGCCGCTGGCGCTGGCCTATGTGACCGAGCACCAGCGCCAGCCCTGA
- the hemE gene encoding uroporphyrinogen decarboxylase: MTKTMLRSLKGETLPTPPIWLMRQAGRYLPEYRATRAQAGDFLSLCYNPELAAEVTLQPIRRYGFDAAILFADILLLPQALGADLWFETGEGPRMSTITDMAGVEALKGRDDIHDKLAPVYETCRILSRELPKETTFIGFAGMPWTVATYMIAGRGSKDQAAAHKLKDTDRPAFVALMDRVTDATIEYLSKQVEAGCEVVKLFDSWAGSLKGQDFEDFAVAPAKKIIAELKARHPGLPVIAFPREAGEGYIGFAEKTGADCVAIDNSVSPEWAAEKVQAGKTCVQGNLDPKYMVTGGEELVAATKRVVEAFRNGPHIFNLGHGITPEADPENVTLLIETIRGK, translated from the coding sequence ATGACGAAGACGATGCTGCGGTCGCTGAAGGGCGAGACGCTGCCCACGCCCCCGATCTGGCTGATGCGTCAGGCTGGGCGCTACCTGCCGGAGTACCGCGCGACCCGCGCCCAGGCGGGGGACTTTCTCTCGCTGTGCTACAACCCCGAACTCGCCGCCGAGGTGACGCTGCAGCCGATCCGCCGCTATGGCTTCGACGCGGCGATCCTGTTCGCCGACATCCTGCTGCTGCCGCAGGCGCTCGGCGCGGATCTGTGGTTCGAGACGGGCGAAGGCCCGCGGATGTCGACGATCACCGACATGGCCGGGGTCGAGGCGCTGAAGGGCCGCGATGACATCCACGACAAGCTCGCCCCGGTCTACGAGACCTGCCGCATCCTCTCCCGCGAACTTCCCAAGGAGACAACCTTCATCGGTTTCGCCGGGATGCCCTGGACGGTCGCGACCTACATGATCGCGGGCCGCGGGTCGAAGGACCAGGCCGCCGCCCACAAGCTGAAGGATACCGACCGTCCGGCCTTCGTCGCGCTGATGGACCGGGTGACCGACGCCACGATCGAATATCTCTCGAAGCAGGTCGAGGCCGGCTGCGAGGTGGTCAAGCTGTTTGACAGCTGGGCCGGATCGCTGAAAGGTCAGGACTTCGAGGATTTCGCGGTCGCCCCGGCGAAGAAGATCATCGCCGAACTGAAGGCGCGCCACCCGGGCCTGCCGGTCATCGCCTTCCCGCGCGAGGCGGGCGAGGGTTACATCGGTTTCGCCGAAAAGACCGGCGCGGATTGCGTGGCCATCGACAACTCCGTCAGCCCGGAATGGGCGGCCGAGAAGGTTCAGGCCGGCAAGACCTGCGTGCAGGGCAACCTCGACCCGAAATACATGGTGACGGGCGGCGAAGAACTGGTGGCGGCCACGAAGCGCGTGGTCGAGGCGTTCCGGAACGGCCCGCACATCTTCAACCTCGGCCACGGCATCACCCCCGAGGCCGATCCCGAGAACGTGACGCTGCTGATCGAGACGATCCGCGGCAAGTGA